A genomic stretch from Theropithecus gelada isolate Dixy chromosome 2, Tgel_1.0, whole genome shotgun sequence includes:
- the CCR3 gene encoding C-C chemokine receptor type 3 isoform X2: MTTSLDTVETFGPTSYDDDMGLLCEKADVGALIAQFVPPLYSLVFIVGLLGNVVVVMILIKYRRLRIMTNIYLLNLAISDLLFLFTLPFWIHYVREHNWVFSHGMCKVLSGFYHTGLYSEIFFIILLTIDRYLAIVHAVFALRARTVTFGVITSIVTWGLAVLAALPEFIFYGTEELFPETLCSAIYPQDTVDSWRHFHTLRMTILCLALPLLVMAICYTGIIKTLLRCPSKKKYKAIRLIFVIMAVFFIFWTPYNVAILISTYQSVLFGLDCEWSKHLDLFVLATEVIAYSHCCVNPVIYAFVGERFRKYLRHFFHRHVLMHLGKYIPFLPSEKLERTSSVSPSTAEPELSIVF, from the coding sequence ATGACAACCTCACTAGATACGGTTGAGACCTTTGGTCCCACATCGTACGATGATGACATGGGCCTGCTCTGTGAAAAAGCCGATGTCGGAGCACTGATAGCCCAGTTCGTGCCCCCGCTGTATTCCCTGGTGTTCATAGTGGGCCTCTTGGGCAacgtggtggtggtgatgatccTCATAAAATACAGGAGGCTCCGAATTATGACCAACATCTACCTGCTCAACCTGGCCATTTCGGACCTGCTCTTCCTCTTCACCCTTCCGTTCTGGATCCACTATGTCAGGGAGCATAACTGGGTCTTCAGCCATGGCATGTGTAAGGTCCTCTCGGGGTTTTATCACACAGGCTTGTACAGCGAAATCTTTTTCATAATCCTCCTGACGATTGACAGGTACCTGGCCATTGTCCATGCTGTGTTTGCCCTTCGAGCCAGGACTGTCACTTTTGGTGTCATCACTAGCATCGTCACCTGGGGCCTGGCAGTGCTAGCAGCTCttcctgaatttattttctatgGGACTGAAGAGTTGTTTCCAGAGACTCTTTGCAGTGCTATTTACCCACAGGATACAGTAGATAGCTGGAGGCATTTCCACACTCTGAGAATGACCATCTTGTGTCTCGCTCTCCCTCTGCTCGTTATGGCCATCTGCTACACAGGAATCATCAAAACGCTGCTGAGGTGCCCCAGTAAAAAAAAGTACAAGGCCATCCGGCTCATTTTTGTCATCATGgctgtgtttttcattttctggacACCCTACAATGTGGCTATCCTTATCTCCACCTATCAATCCGTCTTATTTGGACTTGACTGTGAATGGAGCAAGCATCTGGACCTGTTCGTGCTGGCGACGGAGGTGATCGCCTACTCCCACTGCTGCGTGAACCCAGTGATCTACGCCTTTGTTGGAGAGAGGTTCCGGAAGTACCTGCGCCACTTCTTCCACAGGCACGTGCTCATGCACCTGGGCAAATACATCCCATTCCTTCCTAGTGAGAAGCTGGAAAGAACCAGCTCTGTCTCTCCGTCCACAGCAGAGCCGGAACTCTCTATTGTGTTTTAG
- the CCR3 gene encoding C-C chemokine receptor type 3 isoform X1, with protein MPFGIRMLLRAHKPGRSEMTTSLDTVETFGPTSYDDDMGLLCEKADVGALIAQFVPPLYSLVFIVGLLGNVVVVMILIKYRRLRIMTNIYLLNLAISDLLFLFTLPFWIHYVREHNWVFSHGMCKVLSGFYHTGLYSEIFFIILLTIDRYLAIVHAVFALRARTVTFGVITSIVTWGLAVLAALPEFIFYGTEELFPETLCSAIYPQDTVDSWRHFHTLRMTILCLALPLLVMAICYTGIIKTLLRCPSKKKYKAIRLIFVIMAVFFIFWTPYNVAILISTYQSVLFGLDCEWSKHLDLFVLATEVIAYSHCCVNPVIYAFVGERFRKYLRHFFHRHVLMHLGKYIPFLPSEKLERTSSVSPSTAEPELSIVF; from the exons G GGAGAAGTGAAATGACAACCTCACTAGATACGGTTGAGACCTTTGGTCCCACATCGTACGATGATGACATGGGCCTGCTCTGTGAAAAAGCCGATGTCGGAGCACTGATAGCCCAGTTCGTGCCCCCGCTGTATTCCCTGGTGTTCATAGTGGGCCTCTTGGGCAacgtggtggtggtgatgatccTCATAAAATACAGGAGGCTCCGAATTATGACCAACATCTACCTGCTCAACCTGGCCATTTCGGACCTGCTCTTCCTCTTCACCCTTCCGTTCTGGATCCACTATGTCAGGGAGCATAACTGGGTCTTCAGCCATGGCATGTGTAAGGTCCTCTCGGGGTTTTATCACACAGGCTTGTACAGCGAAATCTTTTTCATAATCCTCCTGACGATTGACAGGTACCTGGCCATTGTCCATGCTGTGTTTGCCCTTCGAGCCAGGACTGTCACTTTTGGTGTCATCACTAGCATCGTCACCTGGGGCCTGGCAGTGCTAGCAGCTCttcctgaatttattttctatgGGACTGAAGAGTTGTTTCCAGAGACTCTTTGCAGTGCTATTTACCCACAGGATACAGTAGATAGCTGGAGGCATTTCCACACTCTGAGAATGACCATCTTGTGTCTCGCTCTCCCTCTGCTCGTTATGGCCATCTGCTACACAGGAATCATCAAAACGCTGCTGAGGTGCCCCAGTAAAAAAAAGTACAAGGCCATCCGGCTCATTTTTGTCATCATGgctgtgtttttcattttctggacACCCTACAATGTGGCTATCCTTATCTCCACCTATCAATCCGTCTTATTTGGACTTGACTGTGAATGGAGCAAGCATCTGGACCTGTTCGTGCTGGCGACGGAGGTGATCGCCTACTCCCACTGCTGCGTGAACCCAGTGATCTACGCCTTTGTTGGAGAGAGGTTCCGGAAGTACCTGCGCCACTTCTTCCACAGGCACGTGCTCATGCACCTGGGCAAATACATCCCATTCCTTCCTAGTGAGAAGCTGGAAAGAACCAGCTCTGTCTCTCCGTCCACAGCAGAGCCGGAACTCTCTATTGTGTTTTAG